A single region of the Arthrobacter sp. V1I7 genome encodes:
- the hemB gene encoding porphobilinogen synthase, whose translation MSFPTHRPRRLRTTPAMRRLTAEHRLSAAELILPAFIREGLAEPNPIASMPGVQQHTTDSLKRAAAEAVRLGVGGIMLFGVPAQRDARGTASLDPDGVLNKAIRDVRAEVGDELVVMSDVCLDEFTDHGHCGVLDAHGYVDNDATLEIYGRMAVAQAEAGAHVLGPSGMMDGQVAVIRQALEEAGHANTAVVAYAAKYASAFYGPFREAVDSQLKGDRRTYQMESANRREAILEVELDLAEGADMVMVKPAMSYLDILADVAAMSPVPVAAYQISGEYAMIEAAAANGWIDRRAAITESVLGIRRAGANMVLTYWASELAGWLKES comes from the coding sequence ATGAGCTTTCCGACCCACCGTCCCCGCCGCCTCCGCACCACCCCGGCAATGCGCCGGCTCACCGCCGAACACCGTCTCTCGGCCGCGGAGCTGATCCTGCCGGCCTTCATCCGGGAGGGCCTGGCGGAGCCGAACCCGATTGCCTCGATGCCCGGCGTGCAGCAGCACACCACGGATTCGCTCAAGCGCGCCGCCGCCGAGGCCGTGCGGCTGGGTGTCGGCGGCATCATGCTGTTCGGGGTCCCCGCGCAACGGGACGCCCGGGGCACGGCCTCGCTGGACCCGGACGGCGTGCTGAACAAGGCCATCCGGGACGTCCGGGCCGAGGTCGGCGACGAGCTCGTGGTCATGAGCGATGTCTGCCTGGACGAATTCACGGACCACGGCCACTGCGGTGTCCTCGATGCCCACGGGTACGTGGACAACGACGCCACCCTGGAGATCTACGGCCGGATGGCGGTGGCGCAGGCGGAGGCCGGAGCCCACGTCCTCGGCCCCTCCGGGATGATGGACGGCCAGGTGGCGGTCATCCGGCAGGCCCTGGAGGAAGCGGGCCACGCCAACACCGCGGTCGTGGCCTACGCCGCCAAATACGCCTCGGCGTTCTACGGCCCCTTCCGCGAAGCCGTCGACTCGCAGCTGAAGGGGGACCGGCGCACCTACCAGATGGAGTCCGCCAACCGCCGCGAAGCCATCCTCGAGGTGGAACTGGACCTCGCCGAGGGCGCGGACATGGTCATGGTGAAACCCGCCATGAGCTACCTCGACATCCTGGCCGACGTCGCCGCCATGAGCCCCGTGCCGGTCGCGGCCTACCAGATCTCGGGCGAGTACGCGATGATCGAGGCGGCGGCGGCCAACGGCTGGATCGACCGGCGCGCCGCGATCACCGAATCCGTCCTGGGCATCAGGCGGGCCGG